One Natronolimnobius sp. AArcel1 DNA window includes the following coding sequences:
- a CDS encoding glycoside hydrolase family 2 protein — MARSDPTRTQQHSHRSLTGTWQFRAADADIAEATEWVRATVPGDVYTDLFDAGIISDPYDGDNELTHQWVGKTDWVYQRTFDVGESLLTHDRLELECLGIDTVAEIAVNGTTVGETDNMHRRYTFDLSEVLEPGENRIAVRFRSPVEYAAAQRDEYPYDVPLLRYPVDQPGRNFIRKAQYHFGWDWGPCLPGVGIWRDIRIVGYSSPQISYTTTEQTHHEDGDVTLSIRVGTDAPTGGTYQLEANLDGERATREVTLASGEDEATIALTVSDPDLWWPNGYGEQPLSTLEVTLRNGAAAHTVTDRIGFRDLELVREPTEDGGETFAFAVNGNRIYAKGANWIPTETLRGRVDDKDYEELLSSAVAANMNMIRVWGGSYYELERFYDLCDELGVLVWQDFMFSCALYPASDEFLDSVEAEVRYQVRRLANHPSLALWCGNNENEMSLVNWFDDNPHIEAFYTDYERLNDQTIAPVVAAEDPSRTFWPGSPSSGGLFADTGELEPHDHSRGDIHYWDVWHDGEPFADYLTVKPRFVSEFGYQSFASSDLLSTVVPDDQLNPTAPIMEHHQRNPGGNKRILQRMADHFRVPFEFDDLVYLSQVQQGLAMQTAIEHWRRLKPYCMGTLYWQLNDLWPCASWSSIEYGGEWKVLHYMAKRFYEPVLVSSVRPGLDDGEKELNLNTDGENGERDCSVEIWVTSDRLEPLEGTLTIEAYTFDGECVFTREESVSLEAQESRAVATVPDSAFGDADPTAVFVRSTLETDAPVESSPDFAFFEPFKHLDLSEPDLGVDVTDGTVTVESDSTALFVELEARSLPGRFADNYFHLVPGEEVRVPLEEVDVSDADLEEALSVRSLWSTYS; from the coding sequence ATGGCACGATCTGATCCGACACGGACGCAACAGCACAGTCACCGTTCACTCACTGGTACCTGGCAGTTTCGGGCAGCAGACGCAGATATCGCTGAAGCTACCGAATGGGTACGCGCCACTGTACCGGGCGATGTCTACACTGATCTCTTCGACGCCGGCATCATTTCGGATCCCTACGACGGTGACAACGAACTCACTCACCAGTGGGTCGGCAAAACGGACTGGGTGTACCAGCGGACGTTCGACGTCGGCGAGTCACTGCTTACCCACGATCGACTCGAGCTCGAGTGTCTCGGCATCGATACGGTCGCCGAAATCGCAGTCAATGGGACGACGGTCGGCGAGACGGACAACATGCATCGCCGATACACGTTCGATCTTTCCGAGGTGCTCGAGCCCGGCGAAAACCGAATTGCGGTCCGGTTTCGTTCACCAGTCGAGTACGCGGCCGCCCAGCGAGACGAGTATCCCTACGACGTGCCACTGCTTCGCTACCCGGTCGACCAGCCGGGACGAAACTTCATCCGGAAGGCACAGTATCACTTCGGCTGGGACTGGGGGCCGTGTCTCCCCGGCGTCGGCATCTGGCGCGATATCCGAATCGTCGGCTACTCGAGCCCCCAAATTTCCTATACGACGACCGAACAGACCCATCACGAGGACGGCGATGTCACACTCTCGATTCGCGTCGGTACGGACGCGCCAACAGGCGGGACCTACCAGCTCGAGGCCAATCTCGACGGCGAACGGGCGACGCGGGAGGTGACGCTTGCATCAGGCGAGGACGAGGCGACGATAGCACTCACCGTCTCCGACCCCGACCTGTGGTGGCCGAACGGCTACGGCGAGCAGCCACTGTCGACGCTCGAGGTGACGCTTCGGAATGGAGCGGCCGCCCACACCGTCACCGACCGAATCGGCTTTCGTGACCTCGAACTCGTGAGAGAGCCGACCGAGGACGGCGGCGAGACGTTCGCGTTCGCGGTCAACGGCAACCGAATCTACGCGAAGGGGGCTAACTGGATTCCGACCGAGACGCTGCGTGGCCGCGTCGACGACAAAGACTACGAAGAACTCCTCTCGAGTGCTGTCGCGGCGAATATGAACATGATCCGGGTCTGGGGCGGCAGCTACTACGAACTCGAGCGGTTCTACGATCTGTGTGACGAACTCGGAGTGCTCGTCTGGCAGGATTTCATGTTCTCATGTGCGCTGTACCCCGCAAGCGACGAGTTCCTCGACTCTGTCGAAGCGGAGGTTCGCTATCAGGTGCGTCGGCTCGCAAACCACCCCTCGCTCGCGCTCTGGTGTGGGAACAACGAAAACGAAATGTCGCTGGTCAACTGGTTCGACGACAATCCACACATCGAGGCGTTCTACACCGATTACGAGCGCCTCAATGACCAGACGATTGCGCCCGTCGTCGCCGCGGAAGACCCATCCAGAACGTTCTGGCCGGGATCGCCCTCGAGCGGCGGCCTCTTTGCAGACACCGGCGAACTCGAGCCACACGACCACTCTCGCGGCGACATTCACTACTGGGATGTCTGGCACGATGGCGAGCCCTTCGCAGACTATCTGACCGTAAAACCGCGGTTTGTCTCCGAGTTCGGCTATCAGTCCTTTGCCTCGAGTGACCTGCTTTCAACAGTTGTTCCGGACGATCAACTGAATCCGACCGCGCCGATCATGGAACACCACCAGCGCAATCCCGGTGGGAACAAGCGCATTCTCCAGCGAATGGCGGATCACTTCCGTGTGCCCTTCGAATTCGACGATCTCGTCTACCTCAGTCAGGTCCAGCAGGGACTGGCGATGCAGACGGCCATCGAGCACTGGCGGCGGCTGAAACCGTACTGCATGGGAACGCTGTACTGGCAACTCAACGACCTCTGGCCCTGCGCCTCGTGGTCGTCGATTGAGTACGGCGGCGAGTGGAAGGTGCTCCACTACATGGCGAAACGCTTCTACGAGCCCGTACTGGTCTCGTCGGTCCGGCCAGGTCTCGACGACGGCGAGAAAGAACTGAACCTGAACACCGACGGTGAGAACGGCGAGCGCGACTGTTCCGTTGAGATCTGGGTGACCAGCGACCGACTCGAGCCACTCGAGGGGACGCTCACGATTGAAGCCTATACGTTCGATGGCGAGTGCGTGTTCACTCGCGAGGAGTCGGTCTCGCTCGAGGCCCAAGAGAGTCGCGCCGTTGCAACAGTGCCCGATTCGGCGTTCGGCGATGCCGACCCGACCGCTGTGTTCGTCCGGTCGACACTCGAGACGGACGCGCCGGTCGAGTCGTCCCCCGATTTTGCCTTCTTCGAGCCGTTCAAACACCTCGACCTCTCGGAGCCGGACCTCGGTGTCGACGTTACCGACGGCACAGTGACTGTGGAGTCGGATTCCACAGCGCTGTTCGTCGAACTCGAGGCGCGGTCACTGCCCGGTCGCTTCGCGGACAACTATTTCCATCTCGTCCCCGGCGAGGAGGTTCGCGTCCCGCTCGAGGAAGTGGATGTGAGCGATGCAGACCTCGAGGAGGCGTTATCAGTGCGCAGCCTGTGGTCGACGTACTCCTAA
- a CDS encoding Gfo/Idh/MocA family protein — MDDRQQLTIGIVGLGSHGTRHSRALQELGHDVLGADADPTIRADFAAEFETETFEHPSNLFDEPIDAVIISSPTKFHEPVATKALEAGLDVLLEKPLAHTVESAERIAQVAERTERVCMVGYHHRFRNPCTVLKDYIDQGYLGDITHIQAKYIRRRGVPGRGTWYTSREIAGGGALMDLGSHALDMVLYFCGWPAIDNVLGQSNSEFGPREDYSYLEMWGEDGEARMYDVEDSVHTFLEFENDCTASIEVAWATNAESVHSYDVRGTEAGASLDITNTLDEIDPWIDQRNDLTLYEVRGGAADHFVNSEIVCEQNDPFRDELATFLETVVTETRPEQCNVRQALTTQRGVDRIYTETET; from the coding sequence ATGGACGATCGGCAGCAACTAACGATCGGGATCGTGGGGCTGGGAAGCCACGGAACGCGACACTCGCGGGCGCTTCAAGAGTTAGGTCACGACGTGCTGGGGGCTGATGCGGACCCGACGATCCGGGCTGACTTCGCTGCGGAGTTTGAAACGGAGACGTTCGAGCACCCGTCAAATCTGTTTGACGAACCAATCGACGCCGTGATCATCTCGTCGCCGACGAAATTTCACGAACCCGTCGCGACGAAAGCGCTCGAGGCCGGCCTGGACGTGTTACTCGAGAAGCCACTGGCACATACCGTCGAGAGTGCAGAACGCATTGCACAGGTCGCTGAACGGACGGAACGGGTGTGCATGGTCGGCTATCACCACCGATTTCGCAATCCCTGCACTGTGTTGAAAGACTACATCGACCAGGGCTACCTCGGCGATATTACCCACATTCAGGCGAAATATATTCGCCGGCGCGGGGTGCCGGGGCGTGGCACGTGGTACACGTCTCGAGAGATTGCTGGTGGCGGCGCACTCATGGACCTCGGCAGCCACGCGCTGGATATGGTGCTGTACTTTTGTGGCTGGCCAGCAATCGACAACGTTCTTGGTCAATCGAATTCGGAATTTGGGCCGCGAGAGGACTACTCCTATCTGGAGATGTGGGGTGAAGATGGCGAGGCGCGGATGTACGATGTCGAAGACTCGGTGCATACGTTCCTCGAGTTCGAAAATGACTGTACAGCGAGTATCGAGGTTGCATGGGCAACGAACGCCGAATCAGTTCACTCCTACGACGTTCGAGGGACGGAAGCAGGTGCGTCGCTCGATATTACGAACACTTTAGACGAGATCGATCCGTGGATCGATCAACGAAACGACCTCACGCTGTATGAAGTGCGTGGTGGTGCGGCCGACCACTTCGTTAACTCAGAAATCGTTTGCGAGCAGAACGATCCTTTCCGTGATGAACTTGCAACGTTCCTCGAGACGGTCGTCACTGAGACACGCCCAGAGCAGTGTAATGTTCGACAGGCACTCACGACCCAACGCGGCGTCGATCGCATCTACACAGAGACCGAGACGTAG
- the pdhA gene encoding pyruvate dehydrogenase (acetyl-transferring) E1 component subunit alpha: MSQASLESVVFDRAPCDQLQVLDTDGNVVSPELEPVLEDETLRAMYRDMRFARRFDERAISLQRQGRVGTYASLAGQEGSQIGSTYALADADLLSYQYREHGAVIARGLPWEYLLYWLGHEAGNAALADLEIFPLNISIGAHLPHVVGWSWAAQLKDDDRVGVVHFGDGATSEGDFHEALNFAGVFDTPTIFVCNNNQWAISVPRKAQTASQTIAQKAHAYGFEGVQVDGMDPLACYVVTQAARAKALEPTDGRARPTLIEAVQYRYGAHTTADDPSAYRDEAEVERWRKRDPIDRFESYLRGRDLLDDGQIETIEANIESTLSELIERAEAVTADPRAIFEHVYDTPTQRLERQRKTLEQYRAEHGDERLLEDE; the protein is encoded by the coding sequence ATGTCACAGGCTTCGCTCGAGTCAGTCGTCTTCGACCGAGCGCCGTGCGACCAGTTGCAGGTGCTCGATACGGACGGCAACGTCGTCAGTCCCGAACTCGAGCCAGTACTCGAGGATGAAACGCTTCGGGCGATGTATCGTGATATGCGCTTTGCACGGCGATTCGACGAACGAGCGATTAGTCTCCAGCGGCAGGGGCGAGTTGGAACGTACGCCTCGCTTGCGGGCCAGGAAGGGTCACAGATTGGGTCGACGTATGCACTTGCGGATGCGGATTTGCTCTCCTATCAGTACCGCGAGCACGGTGCGGTAATCGCACGGGGACTTCCGTGGGAGTATCTGTTATACTGGCTCGGCCACGAAGCCGGAAACGCTGCGCTTGCCGACCTCGAGATCTTTCCGCTCAATATTTCGATTGGGGCGCACCTTCCCCACGTCGTTGGCTGGTCGTGGGCGGCACAGTTGAAAGACGATGATCGCGTCGGTGTTGTCCACTTCGGCGATGGGGCGACCTCCGAGGGCGACTTCCACGAGGCGCTCAACTTCGCTGGCGTCTTTGACACACCAACGATTTTCGTCTGTAACAACAACCAGTGGGCGATTTCGGTTCCACGAAAGGCACAGACCGCGAGCCAGACGATCGCGCAGAAAGCACACGCCTACGGCTTCGAGGGCGTTCAGGTCGATGGCATGGATCCGCTCGCCTGTTACGTTGTCACACAGGCCGCACGAGCAAAGGCGCTCGAGCCGACCGATGGGCGCGCCCGACCGACACTTATTGAAGCCGTCCAGTACCGCTACGGCGCACACACGACAGCTGACGATCCATCCGCATACCGCGACGAAGCCGAGGTCGAGCGGTGGCGAAAGCGGGATCCGATTGACCGCTTCGAATCGTATCTTCGTGGACGGGACCTCCTCGATGACGGCCAGATAGAGACGATCGAAGCCAACATCGAATCGACCCTCTCTGAACTGATCGAACGCGCCGAAGCGGTGACAGCCGATCCACGGGCGATCTTTGAACACGTCTACGACACGCCGACACAACGACTCGAGCGCCAGCGGAAGACCCTCGAGCAGTACAGAGCCGAACACGGCGACGAACGGTTACTCGAGGACGAGTAA
- a CDS encoding zinc-ribbon domain-containing protein has product MADIVTHVCESRMKRWESNYECKECEITVHPVSYRAACPDCGEPLQTSGRTPSRSSYGS; this is encoded by the coding sequence TTGGCAGACATTGTCACACACGTCTGTGAAAGCCGTATGAAACGATGGGAAAGCAACTACGAATGCAAAGAATGCGAGATAACGGTTCATCCCGTTTCGTACCGTGCCGCCTGTCCCGACTGTGGCGAACCGCTACAGACGAGCGGCAGAACACCCTCGAGGTCGAGCTACGGTAGCTAA
- a CDS encoding IclR family transcriptional regulator, with product MNDQRSGSETGKTIKSIETMLEILESIRRREEAGVTEIASDIGMSKSTAHHYVKTLELYNCLEKTNGRYRLGLQFLTYGGQARAGQRLYQLAKNDVDRLAAETGEEVRLAVEQRGRGITLYQSTGAHVDQARSYVGQVEELHCTAAGKAFLAALPAQRVEALLDDLELRAFTPETIMDRDELVAELEEIRARDVAFDDEERHEGVRCVAVSITNRSDELLGAISVSGPTSRLTGDRFSTTIPNQLQNIVGVVEVNTTYSEWEENVPQ from the coding sequence ATGAACGACCAACGCTCGGGGTCGGAGACGGGGAAAACGATCAAATCGATCGAGACGATGCTCGAGATCCTCGAGTCGATTCGTCGCCGCGAGGAAGCCGGAGTAACCGAAATCGCGTCCGATATTGGGATGTCAAAGAGTACGGCACATCACTACGTGAAGACCCTCGAGTTGTACAACTGCCTCGAGAAAACAAATGGCCGCTACCGACTTGGGCTGCAGTTTCTAACCTACGGCGGCCAGGCGAGGGCAGGACAGCGACTCTATCAGCTGGCGAAAAACGATGTAGACAGACTGGCCGCCGAGACGGGCGAAGAGGTTCGACTCGCTGTCGAGCAACGCGGGCGCGGAATTACGCTGTATCAGTCGACTGGTGCACACGTCGATCAGGCTCGTTCGTACGTCGGTCAAGTCGAGGAACTGCACTGTACGGCCGCTGGGAAGGCGTTTCTGGCTGCGTTACCGGCACAGCGTGTAGAGGCCTTGCTCGATGACCTCGAGTTGCGAGCGTTTACGCCGGAGACGATTATGGACCGCGATGAGTTGGTGGCTGAACTCGAGGAGATTCGCGCCCGCGATGTAGCGTTTGACGATGAGGAACGACACGAGGGTGTTCGCTGTGTCGCGGTGTCGATTACGAATCGATCCGACGAACTGTTGGGTGCGATCAGTGTCTCTGGGCCAACGTCGCGACTCACCGGTGATCGATTCTCGACGACAATCCCAAATCAATTGCAGAACATCGTCGGTGTCGTGGAAGTGAATACGACCTACTCTGAGTGGGAAGAGAACGTTCCGCAGTAG